In Etheostoma spectabile isolate EspeVRDwgs_2016 chromosome 20, UIUC_Espe_1.0, whole genome shotgun sequence, the following are encoded in one genomic region:
- the LOC116670464 gene encoding zinc finger protein 37 isoform X1, with the protein MSKVQMLRGLVEQRLTAAAEEIFGLFERTIAEYEEELCRLKEENEQQRKRLDAVFSPQLRLHRAELPQQHVCKEEEVLSDQQLCIQVRNSSLDQKDPEPPQIKEELCTSQEGEQLVLKQETDTFIHSNNVDNTNISETELPQQHVCKEEEVLSDQQLNMPVVTSVESEANRDHQLLSHNSHEAESQDQKGGQHGDSGSTRNAEPEPKKRRRKSRSHSNNVDNTNVSETAKDVQELLVVKAEVPLEQQGWSSSMDQEDPDPPHTKEEQEQLWTSQEGEQLQGLEEADIKFPFTTVPEKSKEDDEEKAQSSQLHESQTEENREAERKGPDGEDCGGQEPARNSDPDSPLQPAIHDKTSDSPESQSETDDSADWGETREPQTGLNPLPNNVEPVSDVGCNTGNTSVSSSECTGSFGRKKHLQKPSGVQTGEKPFSCSVFGQKYLRKTTLTTHMKLHSKEKCSTCLVCKASFCQPSSLVVHMRIHTGKKPYVCKTCRNRFCHGSGLMQHMRSPRG; encoded by the exons ATGTCTAAAGTCCAAATGCTGAGAGGGCTGGTGGAGCAGCGactaactgcggctgctgaagagatatttgggctgtttgaaagaacgatagcagagtacgaggaggaactTTGTCGTTTAAAAGAGGAGAACGAGCAACAACGGAAACGACTGGACGCTGTTTTCAGCCCTCAGCTCCGGCTGCACAGAGCAG agctcccacagcaacatgtctgtaaggaggaggaggttctcTCTGACCAGCAGCTCTGTATTCAGGTGAGGAACTCAAGTCTGGACCAAAAGGACCCAGAGCCTCCACAGATTAAAGAGGAACTGTGCaccagtcaggagggagagcagctggTCCTGAAGCAGGAGACTGATACCTTTAT TCACAGTAACAACGTAGACAACACTAATATATCAGAGACAG agctcccacagcaacatgtctgtaaggaggaggaggttctcTCTGACCAGCAGCTCAACATGCCAGTTGTAACCTCTGTGGAATCAGAAGCAAACCGTGACCACCAGCTCCTCTCTCACAACTCTCATGAAGCTGAGAGCCAAGATCAGAAAGGAGGCCAGCATGGAGACTCAGGATCAACTAGAAATGCAGAACCAGAACCAAAGAAGAGACGACGCAAGAGTAGAAGTCACAGTAACAACGTAGACAACACTAACGTATCAGAGACCGCTAAAG ACGTCCAGGAGCTGTTGGTGGTTAAAGCAGAGGTTCCTCTTGAGCAGCAGGGGTGGAGCTCCAGTATGGACCAGGAGGACCCAGACCCCCCACACACtaaagaggaacaggagcaACTCTGGACCAGTCAGGaaggagagcagcttcaagggctggaggaggctgatatcaagTTCCCGTTCACTACTGTCCCTGAGAAGAGTAAAGAAGATGATGAGGAGaaagctcagtcctcacagcttcatgaaagccaaactgaggaaaacagagaggcagagagaaaaggacctgatggagaggactgtggaggacaagaaccagccaggaactcagaTCCAGATAGTCCTTTACAACCAGCTATTCATGACAAGACTTCAGACTCCCCTGAATCTCAGAGTGAGACTGATGATAGTGCAGACTGGGGAGAGACTAGGGAACCTCAGACAGGTTTAAACCCTCTGCCAAACAATGTAGAACCTGTAAGTGATGTTGGATGTAACACTGGAAACACATCAGTTAGCTCCTCTGAATGTACAGGAAGCTTTGGCCGCAAAAAACATCTGCAGAAACCCTCTGGAGTCcaaacaggagagaaaccatttagttgctcggtttttggtcaaaaatacCTTCGGAAGACGACCTTAACGACTCACATGAAACTtcattcaaaagaaaaatgttccaCCTGCTTAGTTTGCAAAGCAAGTTTCTGTCAGCCAAGCAGTTTGGTTgtacacatgagaatccacacag
- the LOC116670464 gene encoding gastrula zinc finger protein xFG20-1 isoform X3, translated as MSKVQMLRGLVEQRLTAAAEEIFGLFERTIAEYEEELCRLKEENEQQRKRLDAVFSPQLRLHRADVQELLVVKAEVPLEQQGWSSSMDQEDPDPPHTKEEQEQLWTSQEGEQLQGLEEADIKFPFTTVPEKSKEDDEEKAQSSQLHESQTEENREAERKGPDGEDCGGQEPARNSDPDSPLQPAIHDKTSDSPESQSETDDSADWGETREPQTGLNPLPNNVEPVSDVGCNTGNTSVSSSECTGSFGRKKHLQKPSGVQTGEKPFSCSVFGQKYLRKTTLTTHMKLHSKEKCSTCLVCKASFCQPSSLVVHMRIHTGERPFSCSICGKRFTQKQHLKQHLASHTGEKPFSCSVCSKGFALKHNLRQHLTVHTGEKPFSCSVCSKTFTDPSSLRRHMVVHTGEKSFSCSVCDQKFALKQTLRRHLTVHTSAESAARR; from the exons ATGTCTAAAGTCCAAATGCTGAGAGGGCTGGTGGAGCAGCGactaactgcggctgctgaagagatatttgggctgtttgaaagaacgatagcagagtacgaggaggaactTTGTCGTTTAAAAGAGGAGAACGAGCAACAACGGAAACGACTGGACGCTGTTTTCAGCCCTCAGCTCCGGCTGCACAGAGCAG ACGTCCAGGAGCTGTTGGTGGTTAAAGCAGAGGTTCCTCTTGAGCAGCAGGGGTGGAGCTCCAGTATGGACCAGGAGGACCCAGACCCCCCACACACtaaagaggaacaggagcaACTCTGGACCAGTCAGGaaggagagcagcttcaagggctggaggaggctgatatcaagTTCCCGTTCACTACTGTCCCTGAGAAGAGTAAAGAAGATGATGAGGAGaaagctcagtcctcacagcttcatgaaagccaaactgaggaaaacagagaggcagagagaaaaggacctgatggagaggactgtggaggacaagaaccagccaggaactcagaTCCAGATAGTCCTTTACAACCAGCTATTCATGACAAGACTTCAGACTCCCCTGAATCTCAGAGTGAGACTGATGATAGTGCAGACTGGGGAGAGACTAGGGAACCTCAGACAGGTTTAAACCCTCTGCCAAACAATGTAGAACCTGTAAGTGATGTTGGATGTAACACTGGAAACACATCAGTTAGCTCCTCTGAATGTACAGGAAGCTTTGGCCGCAAAAAACATCTGCAGAAACCCTCTGGAGTCcaaacaggagagaaaccatttagttgctcggtttttggtcaaaaatacCTTCGGAAGACGACCTTAACGACTCACATGAAACTtcattcaaaagaaaaatgttccaCCTGCTTAGTTTGCAAAGCAAGTTTCTGTCAGCCAAGCAGTTTGGTTgtacacatgagaatccacacaggtgaAAGACCATTTAGTTGTTCAATTTGTGGTAAAAGATTCACACAAAAGCAACATCTGAAACAACACTTGGCTTCCCACACAGGGgagaaaccatttagttgcTCAGTTTGTAGTAAAGGTTTTGCACTAAAGCACAATCTGAGACAACATTTGACTGTCCACACGGGGGAAAAACCATTTAGTTGTTCAGTTTGTagtaaaacatttacagacccTAGCAGTCTGAGACGACACATGGTTGTCCACACAGGGGAGAAATCTTTTAGTTGTTCAGTTTGTGATCAGAAATTTGCTCTAAAGCAAACTCTGAGACGACATTTGACTGTCCACACGAGTGCTGAATCTGCTGCACGGcgatag
- the LOC116670464 gene encoding gastrula zinc finger protein xFG20-1 isoform X2, producing the protein MPVVTSVESEANRDHQLLSHNSHEAESQDQKGGQHGDSGSTRNAEPEPKKRRRKSRSHSNNVDNTNVSETAKDVQELLVVKAEVPLEQQGWSSSMDQEDPDPPHTKEEQEQLWTSQEGEQLQGLEEADIKFPFTTVPEKSKEDDEEKAQSSQLHESQTEENREAERKGPDGEDCGGQEPARNSDPDSPLQPAIHDKTSDSPESQSETDDSADWGETREPQTGLNPLPNNVEPVSDVGCNTGNTSVSSSECTGSFGRKKHLQKPSGVQTGEKPFSCSVFGQKYLRKTTLTTHMKLHSKEKCSTCLVCKASFCQPSSLVVHMRIHTGERPFSCSICGKRFTQKQHLKQHLASHTGEKPFSCSVCSKGFALKHNLRQHLTVHTGEKPFSCSVCSKTFTDPSSLRRHMVVHTGEKSFSCSVCDQKFALKQTLRRHLTVHTSAESAARR; encoded by the exons ATGCCAGTTGTAACCTCTGTGGAATCAGAAGCAAACCGTGACCACCAGCTCCTCTCTCACAACTCTCATGAAGCTGAGAGCCAAGATCAGAAAGGAGGCCAGCATGGAGACTCAGGATCAACTAGAAATGCAGAACCAGAACCAAAGAAGAGACGACGCAAGAGTAGAAGTCACAGTAACAACGTAGACAACACTAACGTATCAGAGACCGCTAAAG ACGTCCAGGAGCTGTTGGTGGTTAAAGCAGAGGTTCCTCTTGAGCAGCAGGGGTGGAGCTCCAGTATGGACCAGGAGGACCCAGACCCCCCACACACtaaagaggaacaggagcaACTCTGGACCAGTCAGGaaggagagcagcttcaagggctggaggaggctgatatcaagTTCCCGTTCACTACTGTCCCTGAGAAGAGTAAAGAAGATGATGAGGAGaaagctcagtcctcacagcttcatgaaagccaaactgaggaaaacagagaggcagagagaaaaggacctgatggagaggactgtggaggacaagaaccagccaggaactcagaTCCAGATAGTCCTTTACAACCAGCTATTCATGACAAGACTTCAGACTCCCCTGAATCTCAGAGTGAGACTGATGATAGTGCAGACTGGGGAGAGACTAGGGAACCTCAGACAGGTTTAAACCCTCTGCCAAACAATGTAGAACCTGTAAGTGATGTTGGATGTAACACTGGAAACACATCAGTTAGCTCCTCTGAATGTACAGGAAGCTTTGGCCGCAAAAAACATCTGCAGAAACCCTCTGGAGTCcaaacaggagagaaaccatttagttgctcggtttttggtcaaaaatacCTTCGGAAGACGACCTTAACGACTCACATGAAACTtcattcaaaagaaaaatgttccaCCTGCTTAGTTTGCAAAGCAAGTTTCTGTCAGCCAAGCAGTTTGGTTgtacacatgagaatccacacaggtgaAAGACCATTTAGTTGTTCAATTTGTGGTAAAAGATTCACACAAAAGCAACATCTGAAACAACACTTGGCTTCCCACACAGGGgagaaaccatttagttgcTCAGTTTGTAGTAAAGGTTTTGCACTAAAGCACAATCTGAGACAACATTTGACTGTCCACACGGGGGAAAAACCATTTAGTTGTTCAGTTTGTagtaaaacatttacagacccTAGCAGTCTGAGACGACACATGGTTGTCCACACAGGGGAGAAATCTTTTAGTTGTTCAGTTTGTGATCAGAAATTTGCTCTAAAGCAAACTCTGAGACGACATTTGACTGTCCACACGAGTGCTGAATCTGCTGCACGGcgatag